From Riemerella anatipestifer ATCC 11845 = DSM 15868, a single genomic window includes:
- a CDS encoding peptide chain release factor 3 translates to MSLEKEIAKRKTFGIISHPDAGKTTLTEKLLLFGGAIQEAGAVKSNKIKKGATSDFMEIERQRGISVATSVLAFEYRNHKINILDTPGHKDFAEDTYRTLTAVDSVIVVIDVAKGVEEQTEKLVQVCRMRNIPMLVFINKLDREGKDAFDLLDEVEQKLGLSVVPLSLPIGMGAQFQGIYNIWEKNIQLFLEEKKQKVGESITFDDIQDKAIDDAIGAKAAETLREELELIESVYPEFDRELYMKGEQQPVFFGSALNNFGVRELLDAFIDIAPMPQPKESDVRVVKPEEKNFTGFVFKIHANMDPKHRDRLAFVKIVSGTFKRNENYLLVRENKKMKFSSPNAFFADKKEVVDESYPGDIVGLHDTGNFRIGDTLTAGEKLNFRGIPSFSPEHFRYINNNDPLKAKQLAKGIDQLMDEGVAQLFTLEMNGRKIIGTVGALQYEVIQYRLEHEYGAKCSYEPISIHKACWVEADEKSAEFQEFARLKQRFLARDKYNQLVFLADSSFTITMTQEKFPNVKLHFISEFNR, encoded by the coding sequence ATGTCTTTAGAAAAAGAAATTGCAAAAAGAAAAACCTTTGGGATTATCTCTCACCCCGATGCGGGTAAAACCACACTTACTGAGAAATTACTTTTATTTGGTGGGGCGATACAAGAAGCAGGAGCCGTAAAATCAAACAAAATAAAGAAAGGAGCAACCTCGGATTTTATGGAAATAGAACGCCAGAGAGGTATATCAGTAGCGACTTCGGTACTAGCATTTGAATATAGGAATCATAAAATAAACATACTAGATACGCCTGGACACAAAGATTTCGCAGAGGATACTTATAGAACTCTTACAGCGGTAGACTCTGTAATCGTTGTGATAGACGTAGCTAAAGGGGTAGAAGAGCAGACGGAGAAACTAGTTCAGGTGTGCCGTATGAGAAATATCCCAATGTTGGTATTCATCAATAAATTGGATAGAGAGGGTAAAGATGCCTTTGATTTACTAGATGAGGTTGAACAGAAGTTAGGACTTAGTGTAGTGCCTCTTTCTTTACCAATAGGTATGGGAGCTCAGTTCCAAGGGATTTATAATATTTGGGAGAAAAATATCCAACTGTTTTTAGAGGAAAAGAAACAAAAAGTAGGTGAGAGCATTACTTTTGATGATATTCAAGATAAAGCAATAGACGATGCGATAGGTGCAAAAGCAGCAGAAACCTTAAGAGAAGAGTTGGAGCTTATAGAATCTGTTTATCCTGAATTTGATAGAGAGCTTTATATGAAAGGAGAGCAGCAACCTGTGTTTTTTGGTTCTGCACTTAACAATTTTGGAGTAAGAGAACTCCTAGATGCCTTTATAGATATAGCTCCAATGCCGCAGCCTAAAGAGTCTGATGTGAGGGTGGTAAAGCCAGAGGAGAAAAACTTTACAGGATTTGTATTTAAAATCCACGCGAATATGGACCCTAAGCACAGAGACCGTTTAGCTTTCGTAAAGATTGTTTCGGGAACATTCAAAAGAAATGAAAACTACCTTTTGGTAAGAGAAAATAAAAAGATGAAGTTTTCTTCTCCAAATGCGTTCTTTGCGGATAAAAAAGAGGTAGTAGATGAGAGCTACCCAGGAGATATTGTAGGTTTGCACGATACGGGTAATTTCCGTATTGGAGATACTTTAACGGCTGGGGAAAAACTTAACTTTAGAGGCATACCAAGCTTCTCGCCAGAACATTTCCGATATATAAATAATAACGACCCTCTTAAAGCAAAGCAATTGGCTAAGGGTATAGACCAACTGATGGACGAAGGTGTGGCACAGCTATTTACTTTGGAGATGAACGGCAGAAAAATTATCGGTACAGTAGGAGCGTTACAGTATGAGGTTATCCAATATCGATTAGAACACGAGTATGGAGCCAAATGTTCTTATGAACCTATAAGCATACACAAAGCATGTTGGGTTGAGGCTGATGAGAAGTCGGCGGAATTCCAAGAATTTGCAAGGTTAAAACAACGCTTTTTAGCTAGAGATAAATACAATCAGTTGGTTTTCTTAGCAGATTCTTCGTTTACAATTACAATGACACAAGAGAAATTCCCTAATGTAAAGCTACATTTTATCAGTGAGTTTAACAGATAG
- a CDS encoding ion transporter: MIHRVRIKKEHNLVPEKGWKKELFRIIYGADTPLGKLFDIVLLILILISTLTVVSESLRPVDKQYHHLLLAIEWTISIFFTIEYILRIVIVKNKKDYIFSFMGIIDFLSIIPFFLSLFFPQTKFFMIIRLLRMLRVFRILNLMDYMHDGQYIVQALRKSSRKIHIFMLFIIIIVVLLGSVMYVIEGGENGFVDIPTCIYWAVVTLTTVGYGDISPVTPLGKFLSVILMLCGYSIIAVPTGIVTSEMKLRTKKDNDCERCGNSSNDDDARYCKICGERLKD, from the coding sequence ATGATACATAGGGTCAGAATAAAAAAAGAGCATAATCTCGTTCCAGAAAAAGGTTGGAAGAAAGAGCTATTTCGCATTATCTATGGGGCAGATACCCCTTTGGGAAAACTTTTTGATATTGTACTTCTTATCCTTATTTTAATTAGTACACTTACCGTTGTTTCGGAAAGTTTAAGACCTGTAGATAAGCAATATCATCATCTTCTTTTAGCTATTGAATGGACTATTTCTATCTTCTTTACGATAGAATATATCTTGAGAATTGTAATTGTCAAAAATAAAAAAGACTATATTTTTAGCTTTATGGGTATTATTGATTTCTTATCGATAATACCATTCTTTTTGAGCTTGTTTTTCCCACAGACTAAGTTCTTTATGATTATCCGACTGTTAAGAATGCTGAGGGTTTTCAGGATACTTAATTTGATGGATTATATGCACGACGGACAATACATTGTGCAAGCACTTAGGAAAAGCTCTCGTAAGATACATATATTTATGTTATTCATCATCATTATAGTGGTATTGTTAGGTTCTGTAATGTATGTGATAGAAGGGGGCGAAAACGGTTTTGTGGATATTCCTACTTGTATTTATTGGGCGGTGGTTACTTTGACTACGGTAGGTTATGGAGATATATCACCTGTAACTCCTTTAGGTAAGTTTTTATCGGTTATTTTGATGCTTTGTGGTTATAGCATTATAGCAGTTCCTACAGGAATTGTAACTTCCGAAATGAAGTTAAGAACGAAAAAGGATAACGATTGTGAACGCTGTGGAAACTCTAGTAATGATGATGATGCTAGATATTGTAAAATCTGTGGAGAAAGATTAAAAGACTAA
- a CDS encoding Nif3-like dinuclear metal center hexameric protein: protein MKIKELVAELNRLIPFAQAENFDNVGLLCGNPEREVTGVLISHDTLEHIVDEAIEKNTNVILSFHPIIFSGLKSITGKNYVERSVMKALENKIAIIAIHTALDNDFMGVNHRIGKELGLKNLKTLMPKNHDLQQLSVYVPKDYEEKVKEALFSAGAGSIGFYNECSFNIKGTGTFKPQEGSQPFIGQQGTRESVEETLISVIFEKYKKNAIISAMKTAHPYEEVAYQIYNLENENQYLGLGQYGEFETEISEEAFLNLVKKTFGLQVIRHSQKLNKPIRKVAMLGGSGADGIKAALANRCDAYLTADLKYHDFFQAENQLLLCDIGHFESEQFIIQQLFELLSENFTKFATLKTTQSTNPVNYFI from the coding sequence ATGAAAATAAAAGAACTAGTAGCAGAACTTAATCGCCTAATACCCTTCGCACAAGCAGAAAATTTTGACAATGTAGGTCTTCTTTGTGGCAATCCTGAAAGGGAAGTTACAGGCGTTCTTATATCTCACGACACACTAGAACACATTGTAGATGAAGCCATTGAGAAAAACACCAATGTTATTCTATCATTTCACCCCATTATATTCTCTGGCTTAAAAAGTATCACGGGCAAAAACTATGTGGAAAGAAGTGTGATGAAAGCCCTAGAAAACAAAATTGCCATTATTGCCATACACACCGCTCTGGATAACGATTTTATGGGCGTTAATCATAGAATTGGAAAAGAACTAGGATTAAAGAACCTTAAAACTTTAATGCCTAAGAATCATGATTTGCAACAACTTTCCGTCTATGTACCTAAAGACTACGAAGAGAAAGTAAAAGAGGCTTTATTTTCGGCTGGAGCAGGAAGTATTGGCTTTTATAACGAATGTAGTTTTAATATCAAAGGAACAGGCACCTTTAAACCCCAAGAAGGTTCTCAACCATTTATAGGACAACAAGGCACAAGGGAAAGCGTAGAGGAAACTTTAATCTCCGTTATTTTTGAAAAGTATAAAAAGAACGCCATCATTTCAGCGATGAAAACAGCCCACCCATACGAAGAAGTGGCTTATCAAATCTATAACCTTGAAAATGAAAATCAATATCTAGGTTTAGGCCAGTATGGTGAGTTTGAAACTGAAATATCCGAAGAAGCCTTTTTAAATTTAGTAAAGAAAACTTTTGGATTACAAGTCATTAGACACAGCCAAAAACTCAATAAACCTATCCGAAAAGTAGCAATGCTAGGCGGAAGCGGTGCTGATGGTATTAAAGCCGCACTTGCCAACAGATGTGATGCTTATCTAACGGCTGACCTTAAATACCACGACTTTTTTCAAGCGGAAAATCAATTATTGTTATGCGATATAGGACACTTTGAGTCTGAACAATTTATCATACAACAATTATTTGAACTTTTATCAGAAAATTTTACTAAATTTGCAACCTTGAAAACCACTCAAAGTACTAACCCTGTAAATTACTTTATATAA
- a CDS encoding zinc ribbon domain-containing protein, translating into MAKKTNDISVEEKLRALYDLQFIDSRLDEIRNTRGELPIEVEDLEIEIEGLGKRAEKFATEIKEQEVEIKNKKELISHAQGLIEKYKSQQDNVRNNKEFEALAKEIEYQELEIQLAEKKIKEFGAKKDHKTESLNNLEAKIEELQNHLTFKKNELESLIAETQKEEEFLLEKSQEFADKIDQRLLASYQRIRKGSSNGLAVVGIERGAPKGSYFTIPPQKQMEIAQRKKIIIDEHSGKILVDDDLVIEETEKMKEIIKF; encoded by the coding sequence ATGGCTAAGAAAACAAACGACATTTCTGTAGAAGAGAAACTAAGAGCATTGTATGATTTACAATTTATAGACTCTCGTTTAGACGAAATTAGAAATACAAGAGGTGAACTTCCTATTGAAGTAGAAGATTTGGAAATAGAAATAGAAGGTTTAGGAAAAAGAGCCGAAAAGTTTGCTACCGAAATCAAAGAGCAAGAAGTTGAAATAAAAAATAAAAAAGAACTCATCTCTCACGCACAAGGGCTTATAGAGAAATATAAATCTCAACAAGACAATGTGAGAAACAACAAAGAGTTTGAAGCTCTAGCTAAAGAAATAGAATATCAGGAACTAGAAATCCAATTAGCGGAGAAGAAGATTAAAGAGTTTGGTGCTAAAAAAGACCACAAAACAGAATCTTTAAACAATCTAGAAGCTAAGATTGAAGAGTTACAAAACCACCTTACTTTTAAAAAGAACGAACTAGAAAGCCTTATCGCAGAAACTCAAAAAGAAGAAGAGTTTTTACTAGAAAAATCTCAAGAGTTCGCAGATAAGATAGACCAAAGGCTTCTAGCATCTTACCAAAGAATTAGAAAAGGGTCATCTAACGGTCTTGCAGTGGTAGGTATAGAGAGAGGAGCTCCTAAAGGGTCTTACTTTACTATCCCTCCACAGAAGCAGATGGAAATTGCTCAAAGAAAAAAGATTATTATAGATGAACATTCTGGTAAAATCTTAGTAGATGACGATTTGGTGATTGAAGAAACAGAAAAAATGAAGGAAATAATCAAATTCTAA
- a CDS encoding carboxypeptidase-like regulatory domain-containing protein has translation MKNFFFLLLVFIANLHFCQVISGTLISSEDNSPISYAKIGFENIEKGTFSDEKGNFKIDLTNVDINLKVKIEIAGFQTYENTVKNLIQLNSTKIALNPRFVNFEEVTISSKKYVAKNLGYNSRSKAYI, from the coding sequence ATGAAGAATTTTTTTTTCCTACTCCTAGTCTTTATTGCGAATTTGCATTTTTGTCAAGTAATTTCAGGAACTTTAATTTCAAGTGAGGATAATTCTCCGATTTCTTACGCCAAAATTGGGTTTGAAAACATTGAGAAAGGGACTTTCAGCGATGAGAAAGGAAATTTCAAAATAGACTTGACAAATGTTGATATAAACTTGAAGGTCAAAATTGAGATTGCAGGTTTTCAAACTTATGAAAATACTGTGAAAAATCTTATACAACTTAACTCTACAAAAATTGCTTTAAATCCAAGATTTGTAAATTTTGAAGAAGTTACAATTTCTAGCAAAAAGTATGTTGCAAAGAATTTAGGTTATAATTCTCGGTCAAAAGCATACATATAG
- the recF gene encoding DNA replication/repair protein RecF (All proteins in this family for which functions are known are DNA-binding proteins that assist the filamentation of RecA onto DNA for the initiation of recombination or recombinational repair.), translated as MIIKKLYLTNFKNHQERVFDFSSEINSFVGNNGVGKTNILDALHYLSVGKSFLGNSDVNNILTGEDFFTLEAVVDDGEKETILKIIQSKDAKKLVKKNDKSYARLSDHIGFLPSVMISPYDANLISDSGESRRRFLDAMISQVDAEYLHSIMQYQKALKQRNALLKSFAKNRYFDKDSLEIYDEPLCQYAGVIFEKRSLFITQLLPTFLHFYNMISNGKEEVDIVYQSDLEEQTMAEVLSQNVEKDRVLTYTSKGIHKDELRFEMSGDLIKKIGSQGQQKSFLIALKLAQINRIKEITGKTPLLLLDDIFDKLDDRRVAQLIELVNKEHFGQIFITDTHKERTEAVVKNINEESRIFEIT; from the coding sequence ATGATTATCAAAAAATTATATTTAACAAATTTCAAAAATCATCAAGAGCGAGTATTTGATTTTTCCTCCGAGATCAATAGTTTCGTAGGAAATAATGGAGTAGGGAAGACCAATATTTTGGACGCTTTGCACTATTTGTCCGTAGGTAAAAGTTTTCTAGGGAATTCTGATGTTAATAATATTTTGACGGGGGAAGACTTTTTCACATTGGAGGCAGTGGTAGATGATGGCGAAAAAGAAACGATATTAAAAATTATCCAAAGCAAAGACGCTAAAAAATTGGTAAAGAAGAACGATAAGTCTTACGCTCGTTTGTCAGACCATATTGGGTTTTTGCCAAGTGTGATGATTTCTCCCTATGATGCCAATCTTATCTCTGATTCTGGGGAGAGCAGAAGACGATTTTTAGATGCAATGATTTCGCAGGTAGATGCAGAGTATTTGCACTCTATTATGCAATACCAAAAAGCACTTAAACAAAGAAATGCCTTACTAAAGTCTTTCGCTAAAAATAGATATTTTGATAAAGATTCGCTAGAGATTTATGATGAGCCTTTGTGCCAATATGCAGGGGTGATTTTTGAAAAGAGGAGCCTATTTATCACACAGCTACTGCCTACTTTTTTGCATTTTTATAATATGATTTCTAATGGTAAAGAGGAGGTGGATATTGTTTACCAATCGGATTTGGAAGAGCAAACAATGGCAGAAGTTCTATCTCAAAATGTAGAAAAAGACCGAGTGCTTACCTACACTTCTAAAGGAATTCATAAAGACGAACTCCGTTTTGAAATGAGTGGAGATTTGATAAAGAAAATTGGTTCTCAAGGACAGCAGAAATCGTTTTTAATTGCGTTAAAATTGGCTCAAATCAACCGTATTAAGGAAATTACAGGTAAGACTCCTCTGTTGCTGTTAGATGATATATTTGATAAGCTGGACGACCGCCGTGTGGCTCAACTTATAGAATTAGTGAACAAAGAACATTTTGGACAGATATTCATTACAGATACCCATAAAGAACGAACGGAAGCTGTAGTGAAAAATATCAATGAAGAAAGCCGTATTTTTGAGATAACTTAA
- a CDS encoding UbiA prenyltransferase family protein, which yields MGTALTVFFVNNTKVQISVELLSLVFLTYFNGYLYTKYQYRKPIIGRILVVNAVSFALGVILILSFYNVDVLLKWLTILLLGLAYNSRFLNTFVRKIPLLKIFYVGLSWALVSAWLFLPKIDEAIFWVGFLYVSALVLPFDIRDKSSDKVITFPKFIGVVATKRLAYVLLVFSGGLSFIYFNTLYAVAFGGAIVVALALVYGASESKPDWYFSLWVETCCGLPLLFLILLEYF from the coding sequence ATGGGAACGGCTCTGACTGTCTTTTTTGTCAATAATACCAAAGTTCAGATTTCAGTTGAGCTATTGAGTTTGGTTTTTCTCACTTATTTTAATGGTTATCTCTATACTAAATATCAATATAGAAAGCCAATCATTGGTAGAATATTAGTAGTTAATGCGGTTAGTTTTGCACTCGGCGTCATACTGATTTTGTCTTTTTATAATGTTGATGTTTTACTGAAATGGCTTACGATTTTATTGTTAGGCTTGGCTTATAACTCTCGTTTTTTGAATACTTTTGTCCGAAAAATACCATTACTAAAGATATTTTATGTGGGGTTGAGTTGGGCTTTGGTAAGTGCTTGGCTGTTTTTACCTAAGATAGATGAAGCTATTTTTTGGGTGGGTTTTCTTTATGTTTCGGCATTGGTATTACCTTTTGATATACGAGATAAATCTAGTGATAAAGTGATAACATTCCCTAAGTTTATAGGCGTAGTAGCGACTAAAAGGCTGGCTTATGTTTTACTTGTTTTTAGCGGAGGGCTATCGTTTATTTATTTTAATACACTTTATGCGGTGGCGTTTGGTGGAGCCATCGTGGTGGCTTTAGCTTTGGTTTATGGTGCGTCTGAAAGTAAGCCCGATTGGTATTTTTCTTTGTGGGTAGAAACTTGTTGTGGGCTTCCGCTTTTATTTCTGATTTTATTGGAGTATTTTTGA
- the ccsB gene encoding c-type cytochrome biogenesis protein CcsB, with amino-acid sequence MKKIQNILVSTRTMAVLLLVYALSMAYATFMENDYGTPTAKAFIYESKWFEAIMFLLIINFIGNIGRYRLWKREKCPLLVFHLSFILLFIGGAITRYISYEGTMHIREGETSNEIVTSKNFFKIQIEEKGEVLNYKDIPFLMTPEVPFWSKVTNHYFKAAYDFNGKKIKVKQLAYTPRKKDSIKVTPNGKEYLHFVTTDDAGRLEYYLSEGEVKNIGGTLVTYNRPIDGAVEFKKQDGKLYIKTPVDATYMVMASQEVGASPKDEYTPLSLRSLYTINQMRIVVPEGLKRGEIVSYSGDKKKDKNIPDELLLEVEGPKTKQQVSLQVQEGNPNLVKQISLDGMNMMLGFGAKVYTTPFALKLDDFVMETYPGSSSPSAYESHVQIIDNGKQTPYKIYMNNVLNYRGYRFFQSSFDPDRHGTILSVNHDYWGTLITYIGYTLMFIAMFITLFWKGTRFWSLNKMLKDISKKKALGILLLVLSFGFLQAQPKTPTAKPSTQKVLSADDMVQHINIDKAHAEKFGSLLVQSYDGRIQPVNTQALDILRKLTGKESFKQLDANQWFLSATIDPMFWAQVHIIKVETRGKVGEELKKKTKANDEGYTSLVNLFPADKFGNLRFVLEDDYNEAFNKKPAEQSKYDQAVIKLNDKVQVMNALMSWQYFRVIPVQNDPNHKWNSVMDANFQIDTNAQEVLGPYLSSVLMATQSDKWATADKELDKVKSYQAKWGKNVIPPQTKIDLEILMNKLNLNFKLMIFYSVVAALLLVLGFVELFKPSRWLHKVIKVILAAGILGYLVHFVGLGIRWYISGHAPWSNGYEAIMFISWVGISAGLLLYRNNNALIPSAGFLVAVLLMGFAHGAVSLDPQITPLVPVLKSYWLVIHVAIITSSYGFFALSFIIGIMVLLFYIVSSKATFQEHNDTTIKELTAVSEMSLTIGLFALTIGTFLGGVWANESWGRYWSWDPKETWAFISVMVYAFVLHMRLVPGLRGRYAFHMVTMFAFSSVIMTYFGVNYYLSGLHSYAAGDPIPVPAWVYITGASMITISLAAWFKYKKLNSKN; translated from the coding sequence ATGAAAAAAATCCAAAATATTCTTGTATCCACCCGTACTATGGCGGTGTTGCTGTTGGTTTATGCTTTATCTATGGCGTATGCCACTTTTATGGAAAACGATTATGGCACGCCTACGGCAAAGGCTTTTATCTATGAGTCTAAATGGTTCGAGGCAATTATGTTTTTGCTTATCATCAATTTTATAGGCAATATTGGCAGGTATCGCTTATGGAAACGAGAAAAGTGTCCTTTATTGGTTTTCCATTTATCATTTATTTTGTTGTTTATAGGAGGAGCTATTACTAGATATATCAGTTACGAAGGAACGATGCACATTCGTGAGGGAGAAACTTCTAACGAAATAGTAACTAGCAAAAATTTCTTTAAAATCCAAATAGAAGAAAAAGGAGAAGTGCTTAATTATAAGGATATTCCATTCTTGATGACGCCAGAAGTGCCTTTTTGGTCTAAAGTTACCAATCATTACTTTAAAGCGGCTTACGACTTTAATGGTAAAAAAATAAAGGTAAAGCAATTGGCTTACACGCCTAGGAAGAAAGATAGTATAAAGGTAACGCCTAACGGTAAGGAGTATCTTCATTTTGTAACCACAGACGATGCAGGAAGGTTAGAGTATTATTTGTCAGAAGGAGAGGTTAAAAATATCGGTGGTACATTAGTAACTTATAACAGACCGATAGATGGAGCGGTGGAGTTTAAAAAACAAGACGGAAAACTTTACATTAAAACTCCTGTAGATGCTACTTATATGGTAATGGCGAGTCAAGAAGTGGGGGCATCTCCTAAAGACGAATACACGCCGTTATCTCTTAGAAGTTTATACACGATTAACCAAATGAGAATTGTAGTGCCTGAAGGACTGAAAAGAGGCGAAATAGTATCTTATTCTGGGGATAAAAAGAAGGATAAAAATATACCTGATGAGCTTTTACTAGAGGTAGAAGGTCCTAAAACTAAGCAGCAAGTTAGCCTACAAGTACAGGAAGGCAATCCTAACTTGGTAAAACAAATTTCGTTAGATGGTATGAATATGATGTTGGGGTTTGGTGCTAAAGTTTACACAACGCCATTTGCATTGAAGTTAGACGATTTTGTGATGGAAACTTACCCAGGTAGTTCTTCGCCATCTGCTTATGAGAGCCATGTTCAGATTATAGATAATGGTAAACAAACACCATACAAAATTTATATGAATAATGTACTTAATTATCGTGGGTACCGTTTCTTTCAATCTAGTTTTGACCCAGATAGACACGGCACGATACTATCGGTTAATCACGACTATTGGGGAACACTTATTACCTATATAGGCTATACACTTATGTTTATTGCAATGTTTATTACTCTGTTTTGGAAGGGAACTCGTTTTTGGTCTTTAAATAAAATGCTAAAAGATATTAGTAAGAAAAAAGCGTTAGGAATATTATTACTGGTGTTGAGCTTTGGTTTTCTACAAGCACAACCAAAAACGCCAACAGCCAAACCTTCTACTCAAAAAGTGCTTTCTGCCGATGATATGGTACAGCACATCAATATAGATAAGGCTCATGCAGAGAAATTTGGTTCTTTGTTAGTGCAGAGTTATGATGGGAGAATACAGCCAGTAAATACACAAGCACTAGATATTTTAAGAAAACTTACGGGTAAAGAATCTTTTAAACAACTAGATGCTAACCAGTGGTTTTTGTCAGCGACTATAGACCCAATGTTTTGGGCACAAGTACATATTATTAAGGTAGAGACTAGAGGGAAAGTAGGAGAAGAATTAAAGAAAAAAACCAAGGCGAATGACGAAGGTTATACTAGTCTTGTAAATCTTTTCCCTGCGGATAAGTTTGGTAATCTTCGTTTTGTTTTAGAAGATGATTACAATGAGGCTTTTAACAAAAAACCAGCCGAACAATCTAAGTACGACCAAGCAGTCATCAAACTTAATGATAAAGTACAAGTGATGAATGCCCTAATGTCTTGGCAATATTTCCGAGTGATACCCGTACAGAACGACCCTAATCACAAATGGAATTCTGTAATGGACGCTAACTTCCAAATAGATACTAATGCACAGGAGGTGTTAGGTCCTTACCTTTCTTCGGTACTGATGGCTACACAAAGCGATAAGTGGGCAACTGCTGATAAAGAACTAGATAAAGTAAAGAGCTATCAAGCAAAATGGGGTAAAAATGTTATTCCGCCTCAAACTAAGATAGACTTAGAAATTTTAATGAACAAACTTAATCTCAACTTTAAGTTGATGATTTTTTATAGCGTTGTTGCTGCATTATTATTGGTACTTGGTTTTGTAGAATTATTTAAACCTAGTCGTTGGCTACATAAAGTTATTAAAGTGATTTTAGCAGCAGGGATATTGGGCTATCTTGTTCATTTTGTAGGCTTGGGTATCAGATGGTACATTTCAGGACACGCTCCGTGGAGTAACGGCTATGAGGCGATTATGTTTATTTCTTGGGTAGGCATTAGTGCAGGGTTATTACTTTACAGAAATAATAATGCTTTGATACCTTCGGCAGGTTTCTTAGTGGCGGTATTGCTGATGGGCTTTGCTCATGGTGCGGTAAGTCTAGACCCGCAAATTACACCTTTGGTACCAGTGCTTAAATCTTATTGGTTAGTAATACATGTGGCTATTATTACCTCTAGTTACGGATTCTTTGCGTTGTCCTTTATTATAGGAATTATGGTACTGTTGTTTTACATTGTTTCTAGTAAAGCTACTTTCCAAGAACATAATGATACCACGATAAAAGAGCTTACTGCCGTTTCGGAAATGTCGCTTACGATAGGGCTTTTTGCACTTACGATAGGTACTTTTTTAGGTGGAGTTTGGGCTAACGAATCTTGGGGAAGATATTGGTCTTGGGACCCTAAAGAAACTTGGGCATTTATATCGGTTATGGTGTATGCTTTTGTATTACATATGCGTTTGGTGCCAGGGCTTAGAGGGCGTTATGCCTTTCATATGGTAACGATGTTTGCTTTTAGTTCGGTTATTATGACTTACTTTGGGGTTAATTACTATCTTTCAGGGTTACACTCTTATGCGGCAGGAGACCCTATCCCTGTACCAGCGTGGGTTTATATTACAGGGGCGAGTATGATTACCATTTCTTTAGCGGCGTGGTTTAAATATAAAAAACTGAACTCCAAAAACTAA
- the trmD gene encoding tRNA (guanosine(37)-N1)-methyltransferase TrmD, whose amino-acid sequence MRIDIISVVPELMESPFKTSILKRAMEKGIAEVHFHHLREWGVGKHRQVDDEPYGGGAGMVMMVEPIDLCISKLKSEREYDEVIYLTPDGETLNQKIANTLSIKENLILLCGHYKGIDQRVRDLHITKEISIGDFVLTGGELAACVLADAVIRLLPGVLNDEQSALTDSFQDDLLAPPIYTRPENYKGLKVPEVLLSGNFPKIDDWRYEQALQITRTKRPDLLGED is encoded by the coding sequence ATGAGAATAGATATTATAAGTGTAGTACCAGAGCTAATGGAAAGTCCTTTTAAGACTTCTATTCTTAAAAGAGCTATGGAGAAAGGCATTGCAGAAGTCCACTTTCATCATTTAAGAGAGTGGGGTGTAGGTAAACATCGCCAAGTAGATGACGAGCCTTATGGTGGCGGTGCAGGTATGGTAATGATGGTAGAACCGATAGACTTGTGCATTTCTAAACTAAAATCTGAACGAGAATACGACGAGGTAATTTACCTTACACCTGATGGAGAAACTTTAAATCAAAAAATAGCCAACACACTTTCTATCAAAGAAAATCTTATTCTTTTGTGTGGGCATTATAAAGGTATAGACCAAAGGGTGAGAGATTTACATATCACTAAAGAAATTTCTATTGGAGATTTTGTTTTAACGGGAGGCGAACTTGCAGCTTGTGTCTTGGCAGATGCTGTTATAAGGCTATTGCCAGGTGTTCTTAACGATGAGCAATCGGCTCTTACAGATAGTTTTCAAGACGATTTGTTAGCCCCACCCATTTACACTCGTCCTGAAAATTACAAAGGGCTGAAAGTTCCCGAAGTCTTATTGAGTGGTAACTTTCCTAAAATAGATGATTGGCGTTACGAACAAGCACTACAAATCACTAGAACTAAAAGACCTGATTTGTTAGGAGAAGATTAG